The Peribacillus simplex genome contains a region encoding:
- a CDS encoding glycoside hydrolase family 32 protein produces the protein MPNEVDQVAKEPEKDDSKESGILTDWSAVSGEWVPSTHGSNGGIWECPTLIELPIDGDPSKTKWVLQVSINDGAPAGGSGMQYFVGTFDGKTFKNENPSDQVLWTDYGADYYAAVDWSGIEGKNGEKYWIGWMSNWQYANNTPTSTWRSSTTLPRKMELTQTNEGLRLKQTPVSLKSIRDKSEKISYKNKVISGESNLLSKLSEDTFEMIAEFDVDDIKATEFGFQVRKGATEYTTIGYDVTTKQLFVDRSSSGSFDYGNNVVGKHDGPLNALNGTVKMHIFIDRSAVEVFGNKGETVISDQIFPDPSSKRLQIYSKGGEVTLKSLKIYPLKSIWKR, from the coding sequence ATGCCAAATGAAGTAGACCAAGTTGCCAAAGAGCCTGAGAAAGACGATTCGAAAGAAAGCGGCATCCTTACGGACTGGTCTGCTGTTTCTGGAGAGTGGGTACCTTCTACTCATGGTAGTAACGGAGGGATTTGGGAATGTCCTACTCTAATCGAATTACCAATTGATGGTGACCCTTCAAAAACAAAATGGGTGCTACAGGTAAGCATTAATGATGGCGCTCCTGCAGGCGGGTCAGGTATGCAATATTTTGTAGGTACCTTTGACGGGAAAACGTTTAAAAATGAAAATCCTTCCGATCAAGTGTTATGGACTGACTACGGGGCAGATTATTATGCCGCAGTAGATTGGAGCGGAATTGAAGGTAAGAATGGCGAAAAATATTGGATTGGCTGGATGAGTAATTGGCAATATGCAAATAACACACCAACTTCGACTTGGAGGAGTTCAACGACATTGCCAAGAAAGATGGAGCTAACTCAGACAAATGAAGGTTTACGTTTAAAACAAACACCTGTTTCTTTAAAATCCATTCGAGATAAGAGTGAAAAAATTTCATATAAAAATAAAGTCATATCTGGTGAAAGTAATCTCCTATCTAAACTATCAGAAGATACATTTGAAATGATAGCTGAGTTTGATGTAGATGATATAAAAGCAACTGAATTCGGCTTTCAAGTTCGTAAAGGAGCAACTGAATATACGACTATTGGCTATGATGTTACCACCAAACAGTTATTCGTAGACCGTTCAAGTTCAGGAAGCTTTGATTATGGGAACAATGTGGTCGGTAAGCATGACGGACCGTTAAATGCATTAAATGGGACTGTGAAAATGCATATTTTCATTGACCGATCTGCTGTAGAAGTGTTTGGAAACAAAGGTGAAACGGTTATTTCTGATCAAATTTTCCCGGATCCATCAAGTAAACGATTACAAATTTATAGTAAGGGTGGAGAAGTTACATTAAAGTCTTTGAAAATATACCCTTTAAAGAGTATATGGAAAAGATAA
- a CDS encoding carbohydrate kinase family protein — protein MNKTNRAVICVGELLIDFYCTDIDVNLIEGNHFLKKAGGAPANVAATISKLGGEASLIGKVGNDPFGLFLIETIKEVGVDTSMIVTDDLAPTTLAFVSLQANGERDFVFNRGADRNLTEDNLYLDRLSGAKIIHFGSATAFLENPFKTTYLKAMEFAKNRGIFLSFDPNFRHDLWKNRVAEFISLARKGISMADFVKVSEVELELITGKMDKYDGIAMLHHLGVKIVAVTLGWEGTLLSNGSGMSVINSVEVNSIDSTGAGDAFVGAALFQFANLESYDTILSDFSKLKEIILFANKVGAVVCTKVGAISSLPNEEDIYKI, from the coding sequence ATGAATAAAACAAACCGCGCAGTCATATGCGTTGGGGAGCTTTTGATCGATTTTTATTGTACAGATATTGATGTTAATTTAATAGAAGGTAATCATTTTCTAAAGAAAGCCGGGGGTGCACCAGCGAATGTCGCAGCTACTATTTCAAAGCTAGGTGGGGAAGCGAGTCTTATTGGAAAAGTAGGAAATGACCCATTTGGATTATTTTTAATAGAAACGATAAAAGAGGTGGGGGTTGATACATCGATGATTGTTACTGACGATTTAGCACCAACTACTTTAGCATTTGTTTCTTTACAAGCAAATGGTGAAAGGGATTTTGTATTCAATAGAGGAGCGGATCGAAATTTAACAGAGGATAACTTATACCTAGATAGATTAAGTGGTGCAAAGATCATTCACTTTGGATCTGCAACTGCATTTCTGGAAAACCCTTTTAAAACAACTTATTTAAAGGCAATGGAATTTGCAAAAAATAGGGGGATATTTCTATCGTTTGACCCTAACTTTCGACATGATTTATGGAAAAATAGAGTGGCAGAATTTATTAGTTTAGCTAGAAAGGGTATATCAATGGCTGACTTTGTAAAAGTAAGCGAAGTAGAGCTTGAACTAATCACGGGAAAAATGGATAAATATGATGGAATAGCAATGCTCCATCATTTAGGGGTAAAAATAGTGGCTGTTACCCTTGGATGGGAAGGCACTCTTCTTTCAAATGGAAGTGGAATGAGTGTAATAAACAGCGTCGAAGTAAATTCAATTGACTCAACTGGTGCTGGTGATGCATTTGTCGGTGCTGCTTTATTTCAATTTGCAAATCTTGAGTCCTATGACACAATTCTTAGTGATTTTAGTAAACTTAAAGAGATCATTCTTTTTGCAAATAAAGTAGGTGCCGTCGTGTGTACGAAGGTAGGAGCGATTTCTTCTCTACCAAACGAAGAGGATATATATAAGATTTAG
- a CDS encoding cache domain-containing sensor histidine kinase translates to MKSIQSRLLIMLLIFIVFPYFLSVFFIYTYTKNSVEQYELENSREQLQKNADELEQYFDDMIDFPYILYRNPDLFRIFNNGFEDSIYFSPKTMEKSLETFYLMRNEFRQIRFYIAKNNESFTVYNAVVSTHRYQPNFLNQDPIKQLYTSDSQYLIEPPHPLENYNNAAIVPKSDKTMVMTFHHKITDVLSKKFLGMITIDIDLGEYARICNNLVQGDASSVLLIDSFDRVMYANDRALIGKPLPADEKQRLNGNRSRHDDDILLSKELSGSLKGWKLIKIMSSQALYEDVRKTAYTNILVGIGVGILGLLMIGIISNRITRPITRLSSKVRSIEGGNMNVPFDDTKSDEIGHLESHMKDMMNRINSHIDREYKLEIENRKNQFRALKSQINPHFLFNALQSIGAVALRSNAPKVYQLLTSLSKMMRYSMQADQRVRVRDEAEYAKAYLSLQTERFGENVSYSVNIDESILDMTIPSMILQPLAENFFKHTYEEGYSNAHLSINGEKQGNDLCFTVENDGPGLTEVELQTLREHIYTPPYEGTYSLEHIGLKNIRDRLLLGYGPSAEMKVDSNDGQGFSVSMRIPIKTVLGNDKDLLQERR, encoded by the coding sequence GTGAAAAGCATACAAAGCCGCTTATTGATCATGCTGCTGATTTTCATCGTTTTTCCCTATTTCCTGTCCGTTTTTTTCATCTACACTTATACAAAAAACAGTGTGGAGCAGTATGAACTTGAAAACAGCCGGGAGCAGCTACAGAAAAATGCGGATGAACTGGAGCAGTATTTTGACGACATGATTGATTTTCCATATATTCTGTATCGCAACCCTGATCTGTTTCGGATTTTTAATAACGGCTTTGAAGACTCCATTTATTTCAGCCCCAAGACCATGGAAAAGAGTCTCGAAACCTTTTATCTAATGAGAAACGAATTCCGGCAAATCCGTTTCTATATTGCTAAAAACAATGAGTCATTTACAGTCTATAATGCAGTGGTCAGCACACACAGGTATCAGCCGAATTTTCTGAACCAGGACCCGATCAAACAGCTGTATACATCTGACTCACAATATTTGATTGAGCCGCCCCACCCTCTTGAGAATTACAATAATGCAGCCATTGTTCCAAAATCGGACAAAACGATGGTGATGACTTTTCACCACAAAATTACAGACGTTCTTTCTAAAAAGTTTCTTGGGATGATTACAATCGACATTGATTTGGGCGAGTATGCCCGCATTTGTAATAACCTTGTCCAGGGAGACGCATCTTCTGTCTTGCTTATTGATTCCTTTGATCGCGTCATGTATGCAAATGATCGTGCCCTGATTGGAAAACCTCTTCCTGCAGATGAAAAGCAGCGTCTTAACGGGAATAGGAGCCGGCATGATGACGATATTCTCTTATCAAAGGAGTTATCAGGTTCACTGAAAGGCTGGAAATTGATTAAGATCATGTCGAGTCAGGCTTTATATGAAGATGTCAGGAAAACCGCCTATACCAATATCCTTGTCGGCATCGGTGTAGGAATACTGGGTTTGTTGATGATAGGCATTATCTCAAATAGGATTACACGTCCCATTACGAGGCTGAGCAGCAAAGTCCGCTCCATTGAAGGCGGAAATATGAATGTTCCTTTTGATGATACCAAAAGCGATGAAATTGGCCATTTGGAGTCACATATGAAGGATATGATGAACCGGATCAATTCCCACATTGATCGTGAATATAAGCTTGAAATTGAAAACAGGAAGAACCAGTTCAGGGCGTTAAAATCACAGATCAATCCTCATTTTCTGTTTAACGCTTTACAATCCATCGGCGCTGTTGCCCTCAGGTCGAATGCACCAAAGGTCTATCAATTGCTGACTTCGCTGTCCAAAATGATGCGCTACTCAATGCAGGCAGATCAAAGGGTACGGGTTCGGGATGAAGCTGAGTATGCAAAAGCGTACCTCTCCCTTCAAACAGAGCGTTTTGGTGAAAATGTAAGTTACTCGGTCAATATCGATGAGTCCATTTTGGACATGACTATTCCAAGTATGATTCTCCAGCCCCTAGCAGAGAATTTCTTTAAACACACGTATGAGGAAGGTTACAGCAACGCTCATTTGTCCATTAACGGGGAAAAACAAGGAAACGATCTGTGCTTTACTGTAGAGAATGATGGTCCGGGTCTGACGGAAGTAGAGCTTCAGACTCTGCGGGAACATATCTATACACCCCCTTACGAAGGGACTTATTCGCTTGAACATATAGGCCTGAAGAATATTCGTGACAGGCTGCTTCTGGGGTATGGACCAAGTGCAGAAATGAAAGTAGATTCGAATGACGGACAGGGGTTTTCTGTCAGCATGAGGATCCCGATAAAGACCGTCCTTGGGAATGATAAAGACTTACTTCAGGAAAGGAGATGA
- a CDS encoding response regulator transcription factor, whose product MKALIVDDEFNVRDVIRHLGQWETYGITKLFEAKNGHEAKSLIEKERPEIIFTDVKMPGMGGIELIEWLDSISYPGKVIFITGYNDYSYMRKAIQHSSFDYLLKPIEYEAFNHTLEKSVQAWKDDFEHAEVLEDVKKLRRNQLATAICLGDRSDAISLAEFLPESEGYQLTLLSFYQMHNPDLYIQKLSDELTDRKLGNAFSLQTDLNLCLVITIRNQWLSVEEWISKEFDIPVRLVTEEQVETLSDIRTSFQALQKKFEEQNFRTIHRLDEIDAARRMEDMVSYVDMYYMEDLSLEKLSNVFFLSREHISRKYKQETGMTLSKYITELRISQAKSWLKETDKSIYSISTMLGYQDEIYFSKLFKKVVGMTPFEFRNRNDQHESKGVT is encoded by the coding sequence GTGAAAGCACTGATAGTCGATGATGAATTCAATGTGCGGGACGTCATACGCCATTTAGGCCAGTGGGAAACATACGGCATCACCAAGCTATTTGAAGCTAAAAATGGCCATGAGGCAAAATCACTGATTGAGAAAGAACGCCCGGAGATTATCTTTACAGACGTGAAAATGCCCGGTATGGGCGGAATCGAACTGATTGAGTGGCTGGATTCCATTTCCTATCCGGGGAAAGTTATTTTCATTACTGGATATAACGATTATTCCTATATGCGCAAAGCCATTCAGCACAGCAGCTTTGATTACCTGCTGAAGCCTATTGAGTATGAAGCGTTCAATCATACACTGGAAAAATCGGTACAAGCCTGGAAGGATGACTTTGAACATGCTGAAGTGCTGGAAGATGTGAAAAAACTGCGGAGAAACCAGTTAGCCACTGCGATATGTCTGGGGGACCGTTCAGACGCAATCAGCCTTGCCGAGTTTCTTCCTGAATCGGAGGGCTATCAGCTGACACTGCTCTCCTTTTACCAGATGCACAATCCGGATCTCTATATCCAAAAGCTTTCAGATGAGCTTACGGACCGCAAATTAGGAAATGCGTTTTCCCTTCAGACGGATCTTAACCTCTGCCTTGTTATCACCATTCGCAATCAATGGCTCTCCGTTGAGGAATGGATCAGCAAGGAGTTCGATATCCCTGTAAGGCTTGTAACTGAAGAGCAGGTCGAAACTTTATCGGATATCAGGACCTCGTTTCAGGCTCTGCAGAAAAAGTTCGAGGAACAAAACTTCCGAACCATCCACCGTCTGGATGAAATAGATGCCGCCCGCCGGATGGAAGACATGGTTTCCTATGTTGACATGTATTATATGGAGGATTTGAGTCTGGAAAAGCTGTCGAATGTCTTCTTTTTAAGCCGTGAGCATATCTCAAGAAAATATAAGCAAGAAACCGGAATGACCCTGTCCAAATACATCACGGAGCTTAGAATCAGTCAGGCAAAATCGTGGCTGAAAGAAACAGACAAAAGCATTTACTCCATCTCGACCATGCTTGGCTATCAAGATGAAATCTACTTTTCAAAGCTATTTAAAAAGGTCGTCGGCATGACGCCTTTTGAGTTCAGGAACAGGAACGATCAACATGAATCTAAAGGGGTGACATGA
- a CDS encoding ABC transporter substrate-binding protein, whose translation MKNRFLSLLLIGAVSLPLSACQDVAPPKKTEKTERKITLDLRNPKVEISTQFEEMTRAYERENPHVNIRVYTVGGAMDDLADLKAEMATGTGPDIFTNSGYENAKLWRNYLEDLSGEPWINQAYKEALTPVTLDGKIYGMPVNLEGYGFIYNKDLFKQAGITEQPATLSELTAATEKLQNAGITPFATGYYEDWKLGDHLLNVAFAQQKDTDAFIRNLNNGTEKISTNQTFKDLLALLDLTIKYGNDNPLTTDYTMEVNLFTSEKAAIIQQGNWIQPMIDQAAPDMNIGFMPIPINDRPIEEALVVSVPNYWAVNKQSIPEKKKEAKKFLNWMVSSEQGKRFMTEEFKFIPAFKNIKTDDIGPLAEETLRNYKDGNTVPSNWFHFPVGIREEFGAATQLYVGKQLSRNQLLNEYQKSWERFSKE comes from the coding sequence ATGAAAAACAGGTTTTTATCCCTTTTGTTAATCGGAGCCGTCAGCCTGCCTCTTTCTGCATGTCAGGACGTAGCCCCACCAAAAAAAACGGAAAAGACTGAGCGGAAAATCACGCTGGATTTAAGGAATCCGAAAGTGGAAATCTCCACTCAATTTGAAGAAATGACGCGTGCTTATGAACGGGAAAATCCCCACGTCAATATCAGGGTGTATACTGTTGGAGGCGCAATGGATGACCTCGCCGACCTAAAAGCCGAAATGGCGACCGGCACTGGTCCGGATATCTTTACAAACAGCGGCTATGAAAATGCCAAGCTGTGGCGGAACTATCTGGAGGATCTCTCAGGGGAGCCCTGGATTAATCAAGCATACAAAGAAGCCCTGACGCCGGTCACATTGGACGGGAAAATTTACGGAATGCCGGTTAACCTTGAAGGGTATGGCTTTATCTATAATAAGGATCTATTTAAACAAGCTGGCATTACTGAACAGCCTGCCACTCTTTCTGAACTGACAGCAGCTACCGAAAAGCTGCAGAATGCAGGCATTACTCCCTTTGCTACAGGCTACTATGAAGACTGGAAATTGGGCGACCATCTGTTGAATGTTGCTTTTGCCCAGCAGAAGGATACTGATGCTTTTATAAGAAATTTAAATAACGGAACGGAAAAAATCAGTACCAATCAAACATTTAAGGATCTCCTTGCCCTGCTGGATCTCACCATAAAGTACGGAAACGATAATCCTCTGACAACGGACTATACAATGGAAGTGAATCTGTTTACCTCCGAAAAAGCAGCCATCATTCAGCAAGGCAACTGGATTCAGCCGATGATCGATCAAGCTGCGCCTGACATGAACATCGGTTTTATGCCGATTCCGATTAATGACCGACCTATAGAGGAAGCCCTTGTCGTCAGCGTTCCAAATTATTGGGCTGTAAATAAACAGTCCATTCCTGAAAAGAAAAAAGAAGCCAAGAAGTTTTTAAATTGGATGGTGTCGTCAGAACAAGGCAAACGGTTCATGACAGAAGAATTCAAATTCATTCCTGCGTTTAAGAACATTAAAACTGATGATATAGGACCGCTCGCAGAAGAAACTCTTCGAAATTACAAAGATGGGAACACCGTCCCATCTAACTGGTTTCACTTCCCTGTTGGAATTAGAGAAGAATTCGGAGCCGCGACTCAGCTCTATGTCGGGAAACAGCTGAGCCGCAATCAGCTGCTCAATGAATATCAGAAGTCCTGGGAGAGGTTTTCGAAGGAATAG
- a CDS encoding glycoside hydrolase family 68 protein, with protein MNFSRIATQATAVILSTGILLSGTVTQSFAATKDPSDYKETYDTSQITRSAMKDMINQHGDTRYTIPKFDESTIKNIPSAKKVTESGETIDLDVWDTWPLQNADGTVAEYKGYHIVFGLAGDPKNASDTFIYMFYKKVGDNSLDAWKNAGRVFDDNDKNVPNDPYLKEQAEEWSGSATFTEDGEVRLFYTNREPYIPESGNYGKQTLTTAQVNLSEPDSKTLKVDGVEDYKSIYEGKDSKYYQTVDKFVEDGNSADNHTFRDPHYVEDNGRKYLVFEANTGTEYGYQGEESLYNRAYYGNSNKFFQDEKSKLMQSPKKELAELANGAIGIIEINDDYTLKKEMKPLIVSNTVTDEIERPNIFKKDGQWYLFTSSRGSKMTIDGIDNQDIYMLGYTSNSLTGPYKPLNKTGIVLHQDLDPYDITWNYAHYAIPQAGSDNVVVTSYMTNRGYFEDNKSTFAPSFQLNIKGKKTSVVKDSILEQGQITVK; from the coding sequence ATGAACTTTAGCAGGATTGCCACACAGGCAACAGCAGTAATACTCAGTACTGGCATTCTATTAAGCGGTACTGTTACCCAATCATTTGCAGCTACAAAGGATCCGTCAGATTACAAAGAAACGTACGATACTTCACAAATCACTCGTTCAGCTATGAAAGATATGATTAATCAGCACGGTGATACTAGATATACCATTCCTAAGTTTGACGAATCCACAATTAAAAACATCCCTTCTGCCAAAAAAGTAACGGAATCAGGAGAAACCATTGATTTAGATGTGTGGGATACATGGCCATTGCAAAACGCTGATGGAACTGTTGCAGAATACAAAGGATATCATATCGTTTTTGGATTAGCAGGCGATCCTAAAAACGCGAGTGATACGTTCATCTACATGTTCTACAAAAAAGTGGGCGACAATTCCCTTGATGCTTGGAAGAATGCTGGAAGAGTATTTGATGACAATGATAAAAACGTTCCAAATGATCCTTACCTAAAAGAGCAAGCCGAAGAGTGGTCAGGTTCTGCAACCTTCACTGAGGACGGGGAAGTTCGCTTATTCTATACAAACCGTGAACCGTATATACCTGAGTCAGGAAATTATGGGAAACAAACCTTAACGACCGCTCAAGTAAACCTTTCAGAGCCAGATTCAAAAACATTAAAAGTGGATGGTGTTGAGGATTACAAATCCATCTATGAAGGCAAAGACAGCAAGTACTATCAAACTGTAGATAAATTTGTAGAGGACGGAAATTCCGCTGATAATCATACCTTCAGAGACCCTCACTATGTAGAAGACAACGGCCGCAAATACCTTGTATTTGAAGCAAATACGGGTACAGAATATGGCTACCAAGGCGAAGAATCGCTATACAATAGAGCTTACTATGGCAACAGCAATAAATTCTTCCAGGATGAAAAAAGCAAACTTATGCAAAGCCCTAAAAAAGAGTTAGCTGAACTTGCAAACGGTGCAATTGGAATTATTGAAATAAACGACGATTATACATTGAAAAAAGAAATGAAGCCATTGATTGTTTCAAATACGGTCACAGATGAAATCGAACGTCCAAACATCTTTAAAAAGGACGGCCAGTGGTATTTATTCACAAGTTCAAGAGGATCAAAAATGACCATTGATGGAATCGATAATCAAGATATTTACATGTTAGGCTACACGTCTAATTCCTTAACTGGTCCATATAAACCATTAAATAAAACGGGCATCGTCCTGCATCAGGATCTAGATCCATATGACATCACTTGGAACTATGCTCACTATGCGATCCCGCAGGCTGGCAGTGATAATGTTGTAGTGACTAGCTACATGACAAACAGAGGTTATTTTGAAGACAATAAATCCACCTTTGCCCCAAGCTTCCAGCTTAACATTAAAGGGAAAAAAACATCGGTAGTAAAAGACAGTATTCTTGAACAAGGCCAGATTACGGTTAAGTAG
- a CDS encoding glycoside hydrolase family 32 protein gives MVGLFILGLWMVISTGILIHSFYKTKEANPPDKVEKHSYRAAYHFTSPDHWKNDPQKPVFYEGNYHYFYLYNGDYPNGNGTEWRHATSKDLVHWKDEGIAIPKYTNQNGDPWTGSVVVDKENTAGFGKDAFVAIATQPSKNGQKQEQFLWYSTDKGNTFTSYSDEPIMKNPGTKDFRDPKIIWDNTNQKWIMTMAEGSKIGFYESDNLKNWRYTSSFSTENNGVLECPDLYQIRADDGTVKWVLGVSANGKAAGKPNTYAYWTGTFNGTEFLPDNNEPQWLDYGFDWYGGVTFEGVKASDKLDKRYALAWMNNWAYADNTPTLKEGFNGMDSIVRQIELKREGENKYYLSSQPSEALKELTSSTNSFDKIEVDGSETLDVKGDAYQIEADLSWSDFKNAGFRLRESDDQKRHVDVGISAEENYSYVNRAFTDQPDETNQFVESTAPFDASKKKVHLKILVDKTSIEVFVDDGKAAYSNLIFPHPEDKGITLFSEGGKAIFKNVKVTHFDSIN, from the coding sequence ATGGTTGGATTATTCATTCTTGGATTATGGATGGTTATTAGCACAGGAATTTTGATTCATTCATTTTATAAAACAAAAGAAGCTAATCCGCCAGATAAGGTAGAAAAGCACTCATACCGGGCTGCCTACCATTTTACTTCTCCTGATCATTGGAAAAACGATCCACAGAAGCCAGTTTTCTATGAAGGAAATTATCATTATTTTTACCTTTATAATGGAGATTACCCGAATGGCAACGGCACAGAATGGCGACATGCCACCTCTAAAGATTTGGTTCACTGGAAGGATGAAGGAATTGCCATTCCAAAATATACGAATCAAAATGGGGATCCATGGACAGGGTCAGTCGTTGTAGACAAGGAAAATACAGCTGGGTTTGGGAAAGACGCTTTTGTGGCGATCGCAACACAACCCTCAAAGAATGGCCAGAAACAAGAACAATTTCTATGGTACAGTACGGACAAAGGAAATACGTTTACCTCTTACAGTGACGAGCCTATTATGAAAAATCCAGGAACGAAGGATTTTAGAGACCCAAAAATCATCTGGGATAACACGAATCAAAAATGGATCATGACCATGGCCGAAGGATCGAAAATAGGTTTTTATGAGTCGGATAACCTGAAAAATTGGCGCTATACGAGCAGCTTTTCCACTGAGAACAATGGAGTTTTAGAGTGCCCTGACCTTTACCAGATCCGCGCTGATGACGGGACAGTAAAGTGGGTGCTGGGAGTCAGTGCAAACGGAAAAGCAGCAGGGAAGCCAAACACCTATGCATACTGGACAGGAACGTTTAATGGAACAGAATTTCTTCCAGATAACAATGAACCGCAATGGCTAGACTACGGTTTCGATTGGTATGGCGGAGTAACGTTTGAAGGTGTCAAGGCAAGTGACAAATTAGACAAACGCTATGCCCTCGCTTGGATGAATAACTGGGCCTACGCCGATAATACGCCGACATTAAAAGAAGGGTTTAACGGAATGGATTCGATCGTCCGTCAAATTGAACTAAAGCGTGAAGGCGAGAACAAGTATTATCTTTCTTCACAGCCTTCAGAAGCATTAAAAGAATTGACAAGCTCAACGAATTCTTTTGATAAAATCGAAGTGGATGGCTCGGAAACACTTGATGTTAAAGGAGATGCCTATCAAATAGAGGCAGATCTATCATGGTCGGATTTTAAGAATGCAGGATTCAGGCTCAGGGAGTCAGATGATCAAAAACGCCACGTTGACGTAGGCATTTCTGCAGAAGAAAATTACTCTTATGTCAATCGAGCATTCACAGATCAACCTGACGAAACGAATCAGTTCGTTGAAAGTACTGCACCATTTGATGCCAGTAAGAAGAAGGTTCATTTAAAGATTCTCGTCGATAAAACGAGTATTGAAGTTTTTGTGGATGATGGAAAGGCTGCTTATTCAAACTTAATATTCCCTCATCCTGAAGATAAAGGAATTACTCTCTTCTCCGAGGGCGGCAAAGCGATCTTTAAAAATGTGAAGGTTACACATTTTGATTCGATTAATTGA
- a CDS encoding MFS transporter: MKFNKKKINVVDIQKAKKSVFATGVGNAMEWFDFGLYSYLAVIISQNFFSAVENDELKLVFTFATFAIAFLMRPVGGIIFGKIGDKLGRKVVLTTTIILMAFSTLLIGLLPTYDQIGIWAPILLLIARIIQGFSTGGEYAGAMVYIAESSPDNKRNMLGSGLEIGTLIGYILASLLASTLFIILSDQQMASWGWRIPFLLGLPLGLIGLYLRKSLEESPIFENELSDVEAQEESFLSIFKNHKKDILVCFVAVAFFNITSYMLLSYMPSYLDEIIGLSSTVGTLLITILMIIMVPLTLMFGKLSDKIGNKTVFLIGLGGLSLLSALAFYLINLNALVFISLGILILGVLLSIYEGTMPGSLPTMFYTDIRYRTLSVTFNVSVSIFGGTTPLVSTWLVHQTGNNLAPGFYLTAVNIIGFLVILFLFNSTSGKSLKGSYPTVASKSDYQEAVENPKDSLWWKTEQREK, encoded by the coding sequence ATGAAATTTAACAAGAAAAAAATCAACGTTGTAGATATTCAAAAAGCGAAGAAAAGTGTGTTTGCTACAGGGGTAGGAAACGCTATGGAGTGGTTTGATTTTGGTTTATATTCCTATTTAGCTGTTATCATTAGTCAAAACTTTTTTAGTGCTGTTGAGAATGATGAGCTAAAATTAGTGTTCACCTTTGCAACATTTGCGATTGCCTTTTTAATGCGCCCAGTAGGCGGTATTATATTTGGTAAAATCGGAGATAAATTAGGAAGAAAGGTCGTTTTAACAACCACGATTATTTTAATGGCTTTTTCAACATTACTTATTGGTTTATTACCTACATATGATCAAATCGGTATATGGGCACCTATACTCTTATTAATAGCTAGAATTATTCAGGGTTTTTCAACTGGTGGCGAATATGCTGGTGCAATGGTCTATATTGCAGAATCTTCTCCAGACAATAAACGTAATATGCTTGGAAGTGGATTAGAAATTGGTACGCTCATTGGTTATATACTCGCTTCACTACTTGCCAGTACACTCTTTATCATTCTATCTGATCAACAGATGGCCTCATGGGGTTGGAGAATACCGTTTCTACTCGGCTTACCTTTAGGGCTTATTGGGTTGTACTTAAGAAAAAGTTTAGAAGAATCACCGATTTTTGAAAATGAACTTTCTGATGTTGAAGCCCAAGAGGAAAGCTTCCTATCTATTTTTAAAAATCACAAAAAAGATATTCTTGTATGTTTTGTAGCTGTTGCATTCTTTAATATTACAAGCTATATGCTATTATCATACATGCCTTCTTATTTAGATGAGATTATTGGATTATCCAGTACAGTAGGAACCCTATTAATTACGATTCTAATGATTATTATGGTGCCACTTACTTTAATGTTTGGAAAGCTCAGTGATAAAATTGGAAATAAGACTGTTTTCTTAATCGGTTTAGGCGGATTAAGTCTATTATCTGCCCTTGCTTTTTATTTAATAAACTTGAATGCTTTAGTATTTATTTCGTTAGGTATTCTAATTCTAGGTGTTCTGCTTTCAATTTATGAAGGCACAATGCCTGGATCGTTACCAACCATGTTCTATACTGATATTCGATATCGAACTTTATCAGTGACTTTTAATGTCTCGGTTTCAATATTTGGTGGAACTACCCCTTTAGTTTCCACATGGTTAGTTCACCAAACGGGGAATAACTTAGCACCTGGTTTCTATCTAACAGCCGTGAATATTATCGGATTTTTAGTGATATTATTCTTGTTCAATAGTACTTCAGGAAAATCCCTAAAAGGTTCTTACCCAACAGTTGCTTCTAAATCTGATTATCAAGAAGCTGTTGAAAATCCAAAAGATTCCCTATGGTGGAAAACGGAACAAAGAGAAAAATAA